In a single window of the Chionomys nivalis chromosome 11, mChiNiv1.1, whole genome shotgun sequence genome:
- the Tmem35b gene encoding LOW QUALITY PROTEIN: transmembrane protein 35B (The sequence of the model RefSeq protein was modified relative to this genomic sequence to represent the inferred CDS: inserted 2 bases in 1 codon; substituted 1 base at 1 genomic stop codon), with the protein MDGKQIQAGTQLTGIPCHSFEQFAEVFXIAVLGYQPDPRNYQTAVGXLELLVVVPPMLQEILLMMGAVFTLVVLEESLRIYIPAIVCLGPLLLLDICQVLAWTKTVVKCPSKKIPGAVGKPSN; encoded by the exons ATGGATGGAAAGCAGATCCAAGCAG GAACCCAGCTGACAGGCATTCCTTGCCACTCGTTCGAGCAGTTTGCTGAGGTGTT CATTGCAGTTCTCGGCTACCAGCCAGATCCTAGAAACTACCAAACAGCTGTGGGCTGACTGGAGCTGCTGGTTGTGGTCCCACCCATGCTACAAGAGATCCTGCTCATGATGG GGGCTGTCTTCACTTTGGTGGTCCTGGAAGAGTCGCTGAGGATCTACATTCCAGCCATTGTCTGTCTGGGGCCCCTGCTACTGCTGGATATCTGCCAGGTCTTAGCTTGGACTAAGACGGTGGTCAAATGCCCAAGCAAGAAGATCCCTGGTGCTGTCGGGAAGCCTAGTAATTGA